One region of Bacillus pumilus genomic DNA includes:
- a CDS encoding YfhO family protein produces the protein MMKRRWIIIGMCIILALLGHSFFLYEYTQGRYMTGDGDGISQMLPFKKLLYDEYVKGNFFYSYQFGLGGGTYTQLGYYFTTSTVFMVTVAVVWLMNALHLIQSTDIHFWANAVIWLSVIKLTLILFIAYRVLLSMVQNRLGALTGAAIYGLSIVYFRHQTFWEFFTDSMMWLPLLVLGVERIFKTGKPAWFIASCSLMLINNFYFAYIHFIFLAIYLVFRYMIKLRSEERGWKVFWTLAISTLLSFGISAAFFIPSVYGFLNNIRPPYEQAIPWFELHDHLLFTSRVYLLPVIFLICLFLVPLYRNRWFFMFTSMSMLLIVFHFSPKMASVFNGFSAPQYRFEYILAFTVGAVVAITIKHFSQIEWKWKKRAVLGAWIVFLLAVALSERAKGNMDVVVFTGIGLLVISLFFLWMHAEKRHHLRLFSAVLIAISLLTAGVYQQGYLSERSNIKSVSDTYLNSEAYAGHEQMKLIRQIQSRSKDPLARIDWMNGVRNNTPLFEGFQGMSVYSSILNQHLLNFYWNDLQIDMGRESVSRYATMGDRANLYSLTYGKYYMRNSMMPYSPPAYFKPILKSEHYEVYENTRSLPFARTTSTVYSEQSLKDASALDKEHAMLQGVILDKKGNAEIEHAADRLKDTNIHTEQAVYEHGVLDVYGEMGGLNITLPDDIARAGDVYVSFYVKRTDRNEGFQLSVDDYVTSRKSNTSIYKTGVNEVTIRVPAEKILSIRVPKGTYELNQLKLYQEPYRVLEKAYEKEKQDDGNQQVKLENNRFTISYDNKRSDDYMILPVPYEKGWELTVNGHKTDIEKANYTFIGFPIEKGENEIVLTYYPPYIRILALISLVSLICAILYARRQHKKHHFSS, from the coding sequence ATGATGAAACGTAGATGGATAATCATTGGAATGTGCATCATTCTCGCATTATTAGGCCACTCCTTTTTCTTATATGAATATACGCAAGGCCGGTACATGACAGGAGATGGGGATGGCATCTCGCAAATGCTCCCATTTAAAAAGCTGCTTTACGACGAATATGTCAAAGGGAATTTCTTTTATTCCTATCAATTCGGTCTAGGCGGCGGTACATACACGCAATTAGGGTATTATTTCACAACGTCGACGGTCTTTATGGTGACAGTCGCTGTCGTCTGGCTGATGAATGCGCTCCATCTCATACAGTCAACGGACATTCATTTCTGGGCAAATGCCGTGATTTGGCTGAGTGTAATCAAGCTGACGCTTATTCTTTTCATCGCTTACCGTGTGCTTCTTTCAATGGTTCAAAATAGATTGGGTGCACTGACAGGTGCCGCAATCTATGGATTATCTATTGTATATTTCCGGCATCAAACGTTTTGGGAATTTTTCACCGACAGCATGATGTGGCTCCCGCTGCTTGTACTTGGGGTTGAGCGGATATTCAAAACGGGTAAGCCCGCTTGGTTTATTGCGAGTTGCAGTTTGATGCTGATCAACAACTTTTACTTTGCTTACATTCACTTTATCTTTTTAGCGATATATCTTGTCTTCAGATATATGATCAAGCTGCGAAGTGAGGAGCGTGGGTGGAAGGTGTTTTGGACGCTTGCGATCTCTACACTGCTATCCTTTGGGATCAGTGCCGCCTTTTTTATCCCGTCTGTTTATGGCTTTCTTAACAATATAAGACCGCCGTATGAACAGGCCATTCCTTGGTTCGAACTGCATGATCATCTGCTGTTTACGAGCAGGGTGTATTTATTACCCGTGATTTTTCTGATTTGTCTGTTTCTCGTACCGCTTTACCGGAACAGATGGTTTTTCATGTTCACATCCATGAGTATGTTGCTCATTGTTTTTCACTTTAGCCCAAAGATGGCGAGTGTGTTTAATGGTTTTTCAGCACCACAGTACAGATTTGAATACATTCTTGCCTTTACAGTTGGAGCGGTCGTTGCCATCACGATCAAGCATTTCTCACAAATCGAGTGGAAGTGGAAAAAGCGTGCGGTCTTAGGCGCTTGGATCGTGTTCCTACTCGCAGTCGCCCTTTCAGAACGAGCAAAGGGAAACATGGATGTCGTTGTGTTTACAGGTATAGGACTGCTTGTGATCAGCTTGTTCTTCCTATGGATGCATGCCGAAAAACGTCATCACCTTCGTCTCTTTTCAGCTGTGCTTATTGCCATCAGCTTACTGACAGCAGGCGTGTATCAGCAGGGATACTTATCTGAAAGAAGCAATATTAAGAGCGTATCAGATACGTATCTGAATAGTGAGGCATATGCTGGACATGAACAAATGAAGCTCATTCGGCAAATTCAAAGCCGCTCAAAAGATCCGCTCGCCCGGATTGATTGGATGAATGGCGTGCGAAACAATACCCCATTATTTGAAGGCTTCCAAGGCATGAGTGTGTATTCAAGTATATTGAATCAGCATTTGCTCAATTTCTATTGGAATGACCTGCAAATCGATATGGGACGGGAAAGTGTCAGCCGGTATGCAACAATGGGGGACAGGGCGAATTTATACAGCCTGACCTACGGAAAGTATTATATGAGAAACAGCATGATGCCTTACTCACCACCAGCTTATTTTAAGCCAATCTTGAAAAGTGAGCATTATGAGGTATATGAAAATACTCGGTCACTGCCATTTGCAAGAACAACGAGCACCGTTTATTCAGAACAATCCTTAAAGGATGCCTCAGCACTTGATAAAGAGCATGCGATGCTGCAAGGCGTCATTTTAGACAAAAAAGGAAACGCTGAAATTGAGCACGCAGCAGATCGACTCAAAGATACGAATATTCATACGGAACAAGCTGTATACGAACATGGCGTGCTTGATGTATACGGAGAAATGGGCGGTCTGAATATCACACTGCCAGATGACATCGCTCGCGCTGGGGATGTGTATGTGAGCTTTTATGTGAAGCGGACCGACCGTAACGAAGGATTTCAGTTATCCGTTGACGACTATGTCACATCAAGAAAAAGCAATACATCCATCTACAAAACAGGTGTCAATGAAGTGACGATTCGGGTCCCAGCGGAAAAGATCCTCTCCATTCGAGTACCAAAAGGGACATACGAGCTCAATCAACTGAAGCTGTATCAAGAGCCTTACCGCGTCCTAGAGAAAGCATATGAAAAAGAAAAACAGGATGATGGCAACCAGCAGGTAAAGCTCGAAAACAACCGCTTTACTATTTCATATGATAACAAACGCAGTGATGACTACATGATTCTGCCCGTTCCATATGAAAAAGGCTGGGAGCTCACGGTAAATGGACACAAAACCGATATCGAAAAAGCCAACTACACTTTTATTGGGTTTCCAATAGAAAAAGGTGAGAACGAGATTGTGCTAACCTACTATCCACCTTATATCAGAATTCTCGCATTGATTTCACTCGTCAGTTTGATTTGTGCGATCCTCTATGCACGGAGACAACATAAGAAACACCACTTTTCATCATAA
- a CDS encoding FAD-dependent oxidoreductase: MKSENVIIIGSGVAGLATSLFLKKAGMESTIYESRSDEELETGAGFLLSPNGVKILDEIGCKNEVIANATVIKKIQQINSENEVEAIFHNYSEKYYDAPLLNVMRDQIIKSLLKEVHRQGIEVKYNKKLTSIKQLPHSVQVLFEDETEITGDIIIGADGTFSKTREAIAFNAKLDYSGFWGLQGVSFVKDFVLDEATSYFYNDGNFQFIFGKAHPTNKMNILWQAFSQCPEKLPTKHFEKANKETIRQLLYKQMEHWNIPKHLSDIIDHTDMFFPRSIYEIKGLPVWSKGRVVLIGDAVHTANPFVGQGASYSLEDAMVIAKMLRDHDDRDAFYYYEKDRRKRTEELNALFQHISIQNDIDKKMNEYTIEWDEETYV; this comes from the coding sequence ATGAAATCTGAAAATGTGATCATTATCGGCAGTGGTGTAGCAGGATTGGCTACTTCTTTATTTTTAAAAAAGGCTGGGATGGAAAGTACGATTTATGAAAGCAGGTCAGATGAAGAATTAGAAACAGGAGCAGGTTTTTTACTGTCTCCGAATGGGGTAAAGATTTTGGATGAAATCGGGTGTAAAAATGAAGTGATAGCAAATGCAACAGTGATAAAGAAGATCCAGCAAATAAACAGTGAAAATGAAGTAGAAGCGATCTTTCACAATTATAGTGAAAAATATTATGATGCCCCTTTACTGAACGTCATGAGAGACCAAATCATCAAATCACTTTTAAAAGAAGTTCACCGTCAAGGAATAGAAGTGAAATACAACAAAAAGTTAACCTCGATCAAACAGCTGCCTCATTCCGTACAGGTTCTTTTTGAAGATGAAACTGAGATAACAGGTGATATCATAATAGGAGCAGATGGAACTTTTTCGAAAACAAGAGAGGCTATTGCGTTTAATGCTAAATTAGATTATAGCGGTTTTTGGGGACTGCAAGGAGTATCGTTTGTGAAGGATTTTGTATTGGATGAGGCAACAAGTTATTTTTACAATGACGGAAACTTTCAATTCATTTTTGGAAAAGCGCATCCAACAAATAAAATGAATATTTTATGGCAAGCTTTCTCTCAGTGTCCTGAGAAGTTACCTACAAAACATTTTGAGAAAGCCAATAAAGAAACCATTCGACAGTTATTATATAAACAAATGGAACATTGGAACATTCCTAAACACCTATCTGACATCATCGATCATACAGACATGTTCTTTCCAAGAAGTATCTATGAAATAAAGGGTCTTCCTGTGTGGTCAAAAGGACGAGTTGTTCTTATAGGTGATGCTGTACATACAGCAAATCCTTTTGTTGGTCAAGGAGCATCGTATAGTCTAGAAGATGCCATGGTCATAGCAAAGATGCTAAGGGATCATGATGATCGAGATGCGTTCTATTATTATGAAAAGGATCGAAGAAAGAGGACAGAAGAATTGAACGCGCTATTTCAGCACATAAGTATTCAAAACGATATTGATAAAAAAATGAACGAATATACGATTGAATGGGATGAAGAAACTTACGTATGA
- a CDS encoding DinB family protein, with amino-acid sequence MNKDTVIKHYEHTLEWVLSLADVTDEEWRRAIADGKWSIAEIIAHFVPWDEFILHDRLKEFWNDRALCKAPDVHEMNRKSAERARHEKRSETIGRFIAVRTELLQEMKKIEASRWTTPFLIGQTELTLSSYFPGLIKHDLHHMEQVKQALSTERR; translated from the coding sequence ATGAACAAAGACACCGTGATAAAACACTACGAACACACCCTTGAATGGGTACTGTCACTAGCGGATGTAACAGACGAAGAATGGCGCCGCGCCATTGCTGATGGAAAGTGGAGCATTGCTGAGATCATCGCACATTTTGTTCCGTGGGATGAATTTATTTTACATGATCGCCTAAAGGAATTTTGGAACGATCGGGCGTTATGTAAGGCACCTGATGTGCATGAAATGAATCGAAAGTCAGCCGAAAGGGCAAGACACGAAAAGAGAAGCGAGACGATTGGGCGATTTATTGCTGTCAGAACAGAATTGCTTCAAGAAATGAAGAAAATCGAAGCATCTCGCTGGACTACACCCTTTCTGATCGGTCAAACCGAGCTGACGTTATCAAGTTATTTTCCAGGCTTAATTAAGCATGATCTCCATCATATGGAGCAGGTTAAACAAGCGCTCTCAACAGAAAGACGATAG
- a CDS encoding regulatory YrvL family protein, protein MQQSVHAFWQGLKWLMALSAICYIFLLFCVLFFHLTGAFYQSILSLLLFMGIYVVLGISFEHLEHVLIRFVRKCRSKKRSIVFYAILLHLLFIWGAVYLSDELVDGILLTTSEEILFALSLWLFHFLFDYATFPFEKEAS, encoded by the coding sequence ATGCAGCAATCTGTTCACGCTTTTTGGCAAGGGTTGAAATGGCTGATGGCGCTATCAGCTATCTGTTACATATTTTTGTTGTTTTGTGTGCTGTTCTTTCATTTGACGGGTGCTTTTTATCAATCGATTTTATCGCTGCTACTGTTTATGGGCATCTATGTTGTACTCGGGATCTCTTTTGAACATCTGGAACACGTGCTCATACGGTTTGTTCGAAAATGCCGGTCCAAAAAACGATCCATCGTTTTCTATGCCATCTTACTTCACCTTTTGTTTATTTGGGGTGCTGTCTATTTATCAGACGAATTGGTTGACGGCATTTTGCTGACTACTTCTGAAGAAATTCTCTTTGCGCTTAGTCTTTGGCTATTTCATTTTTTGTTTGATTATGCGACGTTTCCATTTGAGAAAGAAGCATCGTGA
- a CDS encoding oxalate decarboxylase family bicupin, with product MSEKQNGVPQPIRGEKGATVKIPRNLERDRQNPDMLTPPETDHGTVPNLKYSFSDTHNRLEKGGYAREVTVRELPISKSLASVNMRLKPGAIRELHWHKEAEWAYMIYGDARITSVDAEGRNFTEDVTEGDLWYFPSGLPHSIQALEPGAEFLLVFDDGSFSENSTFQVTDWLAHTPEEVVLQNFGMTKEQFEKLPEKEKYIFQKGIPGSLECDKVKTEQGEVPNSFKYELLKQEPITSSGGQVWIADSTNFKASKTIASALVKVDPGAIRELHWHPNTDEWQYFISGKARMTVFASDGHARTFNYQAGDVGYVPFAMGHYVENTGDEPLYFLEIFKSDHYADISLNQWLAVTPKQLVLDHLDQGEDFLKLLDTEKHPVIAAPKKED from the coding sequence ATGAGTGAAAAGCAAAATGGTGTACCACAGCCGATTCGAGGAGAAAAAGGAGCAACGGTCAAAATTCCACGTAATCTCGAGCGAGACAGACAAAACCCAGATATGCTCACGCCACCAGAAACCGATCATGGAACGGTTCCCAACTTGAAATATTCTTTTTCTGATACGCACAACCGTTTAGAAAAAGGCGGTTACGCCAGAGAAGTCACAGTACGTGAACTGCCCATTTCTAAAAGTCTTGCCTCTGTGAACATGCGGCTAAAGCCTGGTGCAATTCGCGAGTTGCACTGGCATAAGGAAGCAGAATGGGCGTACATGATTTATGGGGACGCCCGAATTACATCAGTTGATGCAGAGGGGCGCAATTTTACAGAGGATGTGACCGAGGGTGATTTGTGGTACTTCCCTTCAGGCTTACCGCACTCTATTCAAGCACTTGAACCGGGAGCTGAATTCTTGCTTGTGTTTGATGATGGTTCCTTCTCTGAAAATAGTACGTTCCAAGTGACTGATTGGCTTGCCCATACGCCAGAGGAAGTTGTGCTCCAAAACTTTGGAATGACAAAGGAGCAATTTGAGAAACTGCCAGAGAAAGAGAAGTATATTTTCCAAAAAGGAATTCCTGGTTCCCTTGAGTGTGACAAAGTGAAAACAGAGCAAGGAGAAGTCCCGAATTCCTTTAAATATGAGCTGTTAAAACAAGAGCCGATTACGTCAAGCGGTGGACAAGTGTGGATTGCGGACTCTACCAATTTCAAAGCGTCTAAAACGATTGCGTCTGCTCTTGTGAAAGTCGATCCAGGCGCCATTCGTGAGCTGCACTGGCATCCAAATACGGATGAATGGCAATATTTCATTTCTGGAAAGGCACGAATGACTGTATTTGCCTCTGATGGACATGCGAGAACCTTCAACTATCAGGCCGGAGACGTTGGATATGTGCCATTTGCGATGGGGCATTATGTAGAAAATACAGGCGACGAACCGCTTTATTTCTTAGAAATCTTTAAGAGTGATCATTATGCAGATATCTCACTCAATCAGTGGCTTGCGGTCACACCGAAACAGCTTGTTCTTGATCATTTAGATCAAGGCGAAGACTTCTTGAAATTGCTTGACACTGAAAAACACCCTGTCATCGCTGCGCCTAAAAAAGAGGATTAA
- a CDS encoding YvrJ family protein has protein sequence METFFSEEWLKQLGQAGFPAILTVYLLTRFERKFDELSKLIQRLVAVQKNDESD, from the coding sequence ATGGAGACCTTTTTTTCGGAGGAATGGCTGAAGCAGCTCGGTCAGGCTGGCTTTCCTGCCATTTTGACAGTTTACTTGCTGACACGTTTTGAACGAAAGTTTGATGAATTAAGCAAGCTCATCCAACGATTGGTCGCTGTTCAAAAAAATGATGAATCAGATTGA
- a CDS encoding sigma-70 family RNA polymerase sigma factor, translating to MDYRLLLKAKWNEIVDHPLIQQFLSNPKNQQLLRQVMEEPNEENAKKLDSEFKQFYQKIRIIKYISTMIRIFSVDFDKRVKKKQQRFPLILDHPDTQEVKDPVQTDTYEAVLFNQQDLGEHLQDQTLYKAYQQLTDKQKMVLTHIYVEGQTMKEIADRLGETRQNISNIHKKALNKIKEETGGDVRERRKNDQWGNGRTH from the coding sequence ATGGATTATCGGCTGTTATTGAAAGCAAAATGGAATGAAATCGTTGATCACCCGCTCATTCAGCAATTTTTAAGCAACCCTAAAAACCAGCAGCTGCTCCGGCAAGTCATGGAAGAGCCAAACGAAGAAAATGCGAAAAAACTAGATTCCGAGTTCAAGCAGTTTTATCAGAAAATCCGCATCATCAAGTATATTTCCACAATGATCCGCATCTTTTCAGTCGACTTTGACAAACGAGTGAAAAAAAAGCAGCAACGTTTTCCACTCATACTCGATCATCCTGATACGCAAGAAGTGAAAGACCCTGTTCAAACAGATACGTATGAAGCCGTGCTCTTCAACCAGCAAGACCTAGGGGAGCACTTGCAAGATCAAACATTGTACAAGGCTTACCAGCAGCTCACAGACAAACAAAAAATGGTCTTAACCCATATTTATGTTGAAGGTCAAACAATGAAAGAAATAGCCGACCGGCTAGGCGAAACGAGACAAAACATCTCAAACATCCACAAAAAAGCGCTCAACAAAATAAAAGAAGAAACAGGGGGAGATGTCCGTGAACGAAGAAAAAATGACCAATGGGGAAATGGAAGAACTCATTGA
- the rsoA gene encoding sigma-O factor regulator RsoA, with product MSVNEEKMTNGEMEELIETFTPMIKKKLQNTAYQEREDLEQELYIKLIEKVDWLIYQEGPGFWEFIVEYMTKL from the coding sequence ATGTCCGTGAACGAAGAAAAAATGACCAATGGGGAAATGGAAGAACTCATTGAAACCTTCACACCCATGATCAAAAAGAAACTACAAAACACGGCATATCAAGAAAGAGAAGACCTCGAACAAGAACTCTACATCAAACTCATCGAAAAAGTAGACTGGCTGATTTACCAAGAGGGACCTGGCTTTTGGGAGTTTATTGTGGAATATATGACGAAGTTGTAA
- a CDS encoding metal-dependent hydrolase has translation MDTGTHVVMGISLGGLALLDPAVSADPHMAHAVMIATIAGSQAPDIDTVLKLKNNAVYIRNHRGFTHSIPAVLFWSLLIPAVLFPFVPGANLLHLWLWTLLAVVLHVFVDIFNAYGTQAIRPFSKKWVALGIINTFDPFIFFTHLVAIVVWAIGGHPGYTFITLYAVIFCYYIVRVIMQLQIKHQLRAQFDEIEDIIISPTMKFRQWRIAVKCKSSFHVGRSMNGEVVILDTFNRVPVPDTEIMKIAKQDENISAFLSFSPVYRWEVDKYKDHYEVRFIDLRYRSKGHYPFVAICHIDMDHQIKNSYTGWIFSEEKLQKKLRLGSV, from the coding sequence TTGGATACTGGTACTCATGTAGTAATGGGCATTTCTCTTGGGGGACTTGCACTTTTAGATCCAGCCGTCAGCGCAGATCCACACATGGCACACGCCGTGATGATCGCGACCATCGCCGGCTCCCAAGCACCAGACATTGATACTGTGCTAAAACTAAAAAATAATGCGGTTTATATAAGAAATCACCGAGGATTTACACATTCCATTCCGGCTGTACTGTTCTGGTCATTGCTGATTCCGGCTGTGCTTTTCCCATTTGTGCCGGGGGCGAATTTACTTCACCTTTGGTTATGGACACTATTAGCCGTTGTCCTTCATGTGTTTGTCGATATATTCAATGCATACGGCACGCAGGCCATTCGTCCATTTTCAAAGAAGTGGGTAGCGCTTGGGATTATTAACACGTTTGATCCGTTTATCTTTTTTACACACCTTGTCGCCATTGTCGTTTGGGCGATTGGCGGGCATCCCGGCTATACGTTCATTACGCTGTATGCTGTGATTTTCTGTTATTATATCGTCAGGGTGATCATGCAGCTTCAGATTAAACATCAGCTGCGTGCACAATTCGATGAAATTGAAGACATTATTATTTCGCCTACAATGAAGTTCAGACAATGGCGCATTGCCGTGAAATGTAAATCCTCTTTCCATGTTGGGCGCAGTATGAATGGAGAGGTTGTCATTTTAGACACCTTTAACCGTGTGCCGGTCCCTGATACAGAGATTATGAAAATTGCCAAGCAAGACGAAAATATTTCAGCCTTTCTCTCCTTCTCCCCTGTCTACCGGTGGGAGGTAGATAAATACAAGGATCATTATGAGGTGCGGTTCATTGATTTGCGCTACCGCAGCAAAGGTCATTATCCTTTTGTTGCGATCTGCCATATCGACATGGACCACCAAATCAAAAATTCCTATACCGGCTGGATTTTCAGTGAAGAAAAACTGCAAAAAAAATTAAGACTCGGCTCTGTGTGA
- the mutY gene encoding A/G-specific adenine glycosylase encodes MKDIQEKLDRKDIAGFQHDLINWYEKEQRTLPWRENQDPYRVWVSEVMLQQTRVDTVIPYFNRFMEQFPTVKDLALADEEKVMKAWEGLGYYSRVRNLQAAVKEVYESYGGIVPDTKEQFSKLKGVGPYTSGAVLSIAYNKPYPAVDGNVMRVISRILSIWDDIAKPKTRNTFEFAVDQLISREKPSEFNQGLMELGALICTPTSPACLICPVNMHCSALEEGVQHELPVKSKKKKPTAKSMAAAVLFDDAGNLYIHKRPSTGLLANLWEFPNLETIKGRKTEKEQLMDFLKEEAGVQAELGDLEGTIQHVFTHLIWNISVFFGRVTSVSDDTMLKKVTTEEFKAYALPVSHQKIWKMALEEPSRI; translated from the coding sequence ATGAAAGACATTCAAGAAAAGCTGGACCGCAAAGATATTGCGGGCTTTCAGCATGATTTAATTAATTGGTATGAAAAAGAACAACGAACACTGCCATGGCGTGAAAATCAAGATCCATACCGCGTCTGGGTATCAGAAGTGATGCTTCAGCAAACGAGAGTGGATACGGTCATTCCTTACTTCAACCGGTTTATGGAGCAATTCCCGACGGTGAAAGATCTCGCTTTAGCTGATGAAGAAAAAGTCATGAAAGCATGGGAAGGTCTTGGCTACTACTCAAGAGTGCGTAATTTACAGGCAGCTGTGAAAGAAGTATATGAATCCTACGGGGGCATTGTCCCTGATACGAAAGAGCAATTTTCAAAGCTCAAAGGTGTAGGCCCATATACGAGCGGCGCAGTGCTGAGTATCGCCTATAACAAGCCATACCCTGCGGTAGACGGCAACGTTATGAGGGTTATTTCCCGTATTTTGTCCATATGGGATGATATTGCAAAACCAAAAACGAGAAACACTTTCGAATTTGCTGTCGATCAGCTCATTTCCCGGGAAAAGCCGTCTGAATTCAATCAAGGGCTGATGGAGTTAGGTGCGCTCATTTGCACCCCAACATCCCCTGCATGTCTCATTTGCCCTGTAAACATGCATTGCTCGGCACTCGAAGAAGGCGTTCAGCATGAGCTCCCAGTGAAAAGCAAAAAGAAAAAACCGACTGCAAAATCAATGGCAGCAGCGGTGTTATTTGATGACGCAGGCAACCTTTATATTCATAAGCGGCCAAGTACAGGCCTGCTTGCTAATTTATGGGAATTCCCTAATTTGGAAACCATAAAGGGAAGAAAAACGGAAAAAGAGCAGCTAATGGATTTCTTAAAAGAGGAGGCAGGTGTACAAGCAGAGCTTGGTGACTTAGAAGGCACCATTCAGCATGTATTTACCCACCTCATCTGGAATATTTCTGTTTTCTTTGGACGTGTGACATCTGTATCTGATGACACGATGCTGAAAAAAGTGACAACAGAAGAATTTAAGGCATATGCTTTGCCAGTCTCACACCAAAAAATTTGGAAGATGGCACTTGAAGAGCCTAGTCGTATTTAA
- the fabL gene encoding enoyl-[acyl-carrier-protein] reductase FabL, whose amino-acid sequence MSQRKCALITGSSRGVGKEVALRLAEKGYDIVINYARSKKAALETAEEIEAMGVKTLVVKANVGQPEKIKDMFQQIDETFGRLDIFVNNAASGVQRPIMDLEENHWDWTMNINAKALLFCGQEAAKLMEKNGGGHIVSISSLGSIRYLENYTVVGVSKAALEALTRYLSVELSQKNIVVNAVSGGAIDTDALKHFPNREELLEDAKKNTPAGRMVEIKDMVDSVEFLVSGKADMIRGQTIIVDGGRSLLV is encoded by the coding sequence ATGAGTCAACGTAAATGTGCATTAATTACAGGCAGTAGTAGAGGTGTAGGGAAAGAAGTAGCCCTTCGTTTAGCTGAAAAAGGATATGACATTGTCATTAACTATGCGAGAAGCAAAAAAGCCGCACTTGAAACAGCGGAAGAAATTGAAGCGATGGGTGTGAAAACATTGGTTGTCAAAGCCAATGTAGGTCAGCCAGAGAAAATCAAAGATATGTTTCAGCAAATCGACGAAACCTTTGGCCGTTTAGATATATTTGTGAACAATGCGGCATCAGGCGTTCAGCGTCCAATCATGGACCTTGAAGAAAATCATTGGGACTGGACGATGAATATCAATGCGAAAGCTTTGTTATTCTGCGGACAAGAAGCGGCGAAATTAATGGAGAAAAACGGCGGCGGACATATCGTCAGCATTAGCTCACTAGGCTCCATCCGCTACCTTGAAAATTACACAGTAGTCGGCGTATCAAAAGCAGCATTAGAAGCGTTGACGCGTTATCTATCTGTTGAGCTGTCACAAAAAAATATCGTCGTGAATGCCGTATCTGGCGGCGCGATCGATACAGATGCACTTAAGCACTTCCCGAACCGAGAAGAGCTTTTAGAAGACGCCAAGAAAAATACACCAGCTGGCCGAATGGTGGAAATTAAAGACATGGTCGACAGCGTCGAATTCCTTGTATCAGGCAAAGCAGACATGATTAGAGGACAAACCATCATTGTAGATGGCGGACGTTCTTTGCTTGTTTAA
- a CDS encoding YgaB family protein, translating to MSDFDQLVKEQMQLMDQLLNVQGELDLCLETEKQLLQDEKKEEWTRIHDQIKQKRKELQKIQTLFTKQTEEVINSYKQMEKSSTVM from the coding sequence ATGTCTGATTTCGATCAGCTTGTAAAAGAACAAATGCAGCTCATGGATCAACTACTCAATGTACAGGGAGAACTCGATCTATGCTTAGAAACAGAAAAACAATTGCTGCAAGATGAAAAAAAAGAAGAGTGGACCAGGATTCATGATCAAATCAAACAGAAACGTAAGGAACTGCAAAAAATCCAAACCTTGTTTACAAAACAGACAGAAGAGGTCATCAATTCATATAAGCAGATGGAAAAGAGTTCAACCGTGATGTAA
- a CDS encoding DUF402 domain-containing protein, with product MGYPKEGESIQIQSYKHNGLIHRIWNETTILKATELCIIGANDRTMVTESDGRTWMTREPAICYFHAKQWFNVIGMLRDDGVYYYCNISSPFATDEEAIKYIDYDLDVKVFPDMTYNILDEDEYADHKRQMNYPKEIDSILREHLNTLLHWIHQRKGPFAPEFVDMWYERFLHYTK from the coding sequence ATGGGCTATCCCAAGGAAGGAGAAAGCATCCAAATTCAAAGCTATAAACACAATGGCTTGATCCACAGGATTTGGAATGAAACCACCATTCTGAAAGCAACGGAATTGTGTATCATTGGTGCAAACGACCGGACAATGGTGACTGAATCCGACGGCCGTACTTGGATGACGAGAGAACCGGCTATTTGCTATTTCCATGCAAAACAATGGTTTAATGTGATTGGGATGCTTAGAGATGATGGGGTATATTATTACTGCAACATCAGCTCTCCTTTTGCAACAGATGAAGAAGCAATTAAGTATATTGATTACGACTTAGATGTCAAAGTCTTTCCAGACATGACGTATAATATTTTGGATGAGGATGAATATGCAGATCATAAGAGGCAGATGAATTATCCAAAGGAAATTGATAGTATCTTAAGAGAGCATCTGAATACATTATTGCATTGGATTCACCAGCGGAAAGGTCCGTTTGCTCCTGAATTTGTGGATATGTGGTATGAACGTTTTTTACATTATACAAAATAA